A stretch of Kaistella flava (ex Peng et al. 2021) DNA encodes these proteins:
- a CDS encoding TlpA family protein disulfide reductase, with translation MKNKFCREILSLIFMMLLFSHAGAQQKPLKIGDALPEKIWRTPLQVVNAPQKTMTLSADQDKLILLDFWATWCSSCLKAFPKMENLQQHYGDRIKILAVSSQDRATLEKFFASKNGQRFKGMVSVTDDQLFTTLFPHAGVPFIVWIKNGKLLNTTDGDQVSEKTIAEVLNDSRSSLQTVVQRDDDGPLMISSNLHLEKGFTLNHYTFFGKGRVRGLGYGTKFHREAGKTYGRQFTNLSLLEIYRAIAQELFNQNGEKLNVKRIHNLVEHREKIDFTPDSENESQLYSVDYLVPKAESDSLYRRMLRMVNENTAYHAIIQKKPTKCLVLKRTSTQDKIATKGGVSINTFLKNPSVLQNTTLDFMLSALNANNDFTALPVIDETGYQGNVDLRFSAIKDLKTLQKDLAAYDLALEETERDLNVLVIEDKKPLKP, from the coding sequence ATGAAAAATAAGTTTTGCAGGGAAATTCTTTCCCTGATCTTTATGATGCTCCTGTTTTCGCATGCAGGTGCCCAACAGAAACCTCTGAAAATCGGAGATGCCCTACCCGAGAAAATATGGCGCACTCCTTTACAAGTCGTCAATGCGCCACAGAAAACGATGACGCTTTCTGCAGATCAAGACAAACTCATTCTGCTCGATTTTTGGGCGACGTGGTGCAGCAGTTGTCTGAAGGCATTTCCTAAAATGGAAAACCTTCAGCAGCACTACGGAGACCGCATCAAAATTCTTGCGGTCAGCAGCCAGGATCGCGCTACCCTGGAAAAATTCTTTGCTTCAAAAAACGGTCAACGATTCAAAGGAATGGTGTCGGTAACAGATGATCAGCTTTTTACGACACTTTTTCCCCATGCAGGTGTTCCCTTCATCGTCTGGATCAAAAATGGAAAATTGCTGAATACCACGGATGGAGATCAGGTAAGTGAAAAAACGATTGCGGAAGTACTCAATGACTCAAGATCTTCACTGCAAACGGTGGTGCAGCGTGATGATGATGGACCGCTTATGATATCATCTAATCTCCATCTTGAAAAAGGATTTACGCTCAACCATTATACTTTTTTTGGAAAAGGCAGGGTAAGAGGGTTAGGCTATGGTACTAAGTTTCATAGGGAAGCGGGAAAAACCTATGGAAGACAATTTACCAACCTTTCTTTATTGGAGATTTACAGAGCGATTGCGCAGGAGCTCTTTAACCAAAATGGGGAGAAACTGAATGTAAAACGAATACATAATTTAGTTGAACATCGCGAAAAAATTGATTTTACACCCGACAGTGAAAATGAATCTCAATTATATTCGGTGGATTACCTCGTTCCAAAAGCAGAATCGGATTCTCTGTACCGCAGAATGTTGCGGATGGTTAATGAAAATACAGCCTACCATGCGATCATTCAGAAAAAACCGACCAAGTGTTTGGTGTTGAAACGCACTTCAACCCAAGATAAAATAGCGACTAAAGGCGGCGTATCGATTAACACTTTTCTGAAAAATCCCTCGGTACTGCAGAACACGACTTTAGATTTTATGTTATCCGCCCTGAATGCGAATAATGATTTTACCGCCCTTCCGGTAATCGATGAGACTGGTTATCAAGGAAACGTGGATTTGCGCTTTTCAGCCATAAAAGACCTGAAAACTTTGCAAAAAGACCTTGCCGCCTATGATCTTGCGTTAGAGGAGACCGAAAGAGATTTGAACGTCTTGGTCATTGAAGATAAAAAACCCTTAAAACCATAG